A window of the Bacteroides thetaiotaomicron VPI-5482 genome harbors these coding sequences:
- a CDS encoding outer membrane beta-barrel protein encodes MKKTKLLAATAMLLLTSCSPKVVTHIVRTYPNPVPADSVYVIEPGDTVPNTAETLGSVSVVDRGTSRNCRYDQVLRLAQEATGKNGGNGLAITEHVKPSFWGSSCHQINALMLRLTDTKVNATEGNPVQDMIDLGRVAVKEEKEERRAPANTFEASFGYGWVTSKMYDINGATLDSKGGIDWKLAYEYTWSNGMGIGLQYSGFRKSFSDGGDMTFSYIAPEWVGRSKFDRWILKSGLGMGVFLYHDPLYSATGFGFHATVGVEYMLSANWGLGLTLNGISGSLPKQDWMLLKEDERCGITRFNLLGGLRYYF; translated from the coding sequence ATGAAAAAGACTAAACTATTGGCAGCTACTGCTATGCTATTACTGACTTCCTGTTCACCTAAAGTGGTCACTCATATTGTAAGAACCTATCCGAATCCCGTTCCGGCAGATTCGGTTTATGTCATCGAACCGGGAGATACAGTTCCAAACACAGCCGAAACGCTCGGAAGTGTTTCTGTTGTAGACCGGGGTACATCCAGAAATTGTCGTTATGATCAAGTGCTGCGCCTGGCACAAGAAGCCACCGGGAAGAACGGTGGAAACGGACTCGCCATTACCGAACATGTGAAACCTTCTTTCTGGGGAAGTTCCTGCCATCAAATCAACGCTTTAATGCTTCGCCTGACGGACACAAAGGTGAATGCGACTGAAGGAAACCCTGTACAAGACATGATTGACCTTGGCCGGGTGGCTGTGAAAGAAGAAAAGGAAGAGCGGAGAGCACCTGCCAACACGTTCGAAGCGAGCTTCGGGTATGGTTGGGTGACCAGCAAAATGTATGATATCAACGGTGCGACTTTAGACTCCAAAGGAGGAATCGATTGGAAGCTCGCTTACGAATATACGTGGAGCAATGGTATGGGAATCGGATTGCAATATTCCGGTTTCAGAAAGTCTTTCTCCGATGGAGGAGACATGACCTTCTCTTATATAGCTCCCGAGTGGGTAGGTCGCTCGAAGTTCGACAGATGGATTTTAAAGTCGGGACTCGGGATGGGCGTTTTCCTTTATCATGATCCCCTCTACAGTGCTACCGGATTTGGTTTTCATGCCACGGTGGGAGTGGAATATATGCTTTCCGCCAATTGGGGACTCGGCTTGACTCTGAACGGAATTAGCGGTAGCCTGCCCAAACAAGACTGGATGCTGCTGAAAGAAGACGAGCGTTGTGGAATCACCCGCTTTAACCTGTTGGGTGGGTTGCGCTATTACTTCTGA
- a CDS encoding smalltalk protein — protein sequence MAVKRSLWDTILKVVIAVASAVLGIVGGNAMSL from the coding sequence ATGGCAGTCAAGAGATCCCTTTGGGATACCATTTTGAAAGTAGTCATCGCGGTGGCTTCGGCAGTGCTGGGTATTGTAGGCGGTAATGCGATGAGTCTGTAA
- a CDS encoding N-acetylmuramoyl-L-alanine amidase — MRKIHLIVIHCSATRADKELTAFDLDTMHRRRGFNGTGYHYYIRKDGTTHLTRPVERIGAHAKGFNAESIGICYEGGLDCRGRPADTRTPEQRAALRLLVHQLQERFPGCRVCGHRDLSPDRNGNGEIEPEEWIKACPCFEVKEESYALQSFIR; from the coding sequence ATGAGGAAGATTCATTTAATTGTGATTCACTGTTCTGCAACGCGGGCAGACAAGGAGTTGACGGCTTTTGATCTGGATACGATGCACCGCCGGCGGGGATTTAACGGGACAGGTTATCATTACTATATCCGCAAAGATGGAACAACGCATCTTACCCGTCCGGTGGAACGGATCGGGGCACATGCGAAAGGTTTTAATGCGGAGAGTATCGGAATTTGCTACGAAGGCGGCCTGGACTGCCGGGGACGCCCGGCGGACACACGGACACCGGAACAGCGGGCAGCGCTCCGGCTGCTGGTGCATCAGTTGCAAGAGAGATTCCCCGGTTGCCGGGTGTGCGGTCATCGCGACTTGTCGCCGGATCGCAACGGTAATGGAGAGATTGAGCCGGAGGAGTGGATCAAGGCGTGCCCGTGCTTTGAGGTAAAGGAGGAAAGTTATGCCTTGCAATCATTCATTCGGTAA
- a CDS encoding HU family DNA-binding protein produces the protein MAIPFKRMGRKDPRKIDGVLKYHPQLVTMGQSVDLDGIAYIMKDKSSLSLGDIQSVLTNYVEAMRAALFDGKSVNIRDFGVFSLSAHTLGATTKEECTVKNIKSIQINFRPSSSVRPNLTSTRAGDKIEFLDLEAPKKKKGDGSGEDNTPGGGGNEGGGGDEEAPDPTV, from the coding sequence ATGGCAATACCATTTAAAAGAATGGGTCGTAAAGACCCGCGAAAAATTGACGGGGTGCTGAAGTACCACCCCCAACTGGTGACGATGGGCCAAAGTGTAGACCTTGACGGCATCGCCTACATCATGAAAGACAAGAGTTCCCTCTCCCTGGGCGACATCCAAAGCGTACTGACCAACTATGTGGAGGCAATGCGAGCGGCGCTCTTCGACGGAAAATCGGTCAATATCAGAGACTTCGGTGTATTCAGCCTATCCGCCCATACGCTGGGAGCAACCACGAAAGAAGAGTGTACGGTGAAGAATATCAAATCTATACAGATCAACTTCCGCCCTTCCAGCAGCGTCCGCCCCAACCTAACGTCTACCCGTGCCGGTGACAAGATCGAGTTTCTCGACCTCGAAGCCCCGAAAAAGAAGAAAGGCGACGGATCAGGAGAGGACAACACCCCCGGTGGCGGTGGAAACGAAGGCGGCGGAGGCGACGAGGAAGCTCCGGACCCGACAGTGTAA
- a CDS encoding DUF4248 domain-containing protein encodes MKTEKEEAEEEPFVIRPYLKSELAHKYNPHLPLIYAMQKLRGWIRNNKELYDAMYSGGEGKNDHAYSSRQVRLIVKFLDEP; translated from the coding sequence ATGAAAACAGAAAAAGAAGAAGCGGAAGAAGAACCGTTTGTCATCCGTCCGTATTTGAAGTCGGAGCTGGCTCACAAGTACAATCCACATTTGCCATTGATTTATGCCATGCAGAAACTACGGGGATGGATCAGAAATAATAAAGAACTTTATGACGCTATGTATAGCGGTGGAGAAGGAAAAAACGATCATGCTTATAGCAGCAGACAGGTGAGGCTGATCGTGAAGTTTCTCGATGAGCCGTGA
- a CDS encoding DUF3987 domain-containing protein, with the protein MYQVSLFINTWSKTPTTITFEDFFAMVRNGHWKVPTEGHRSCLAKDRKHDAQTIKDSMACVIPAGICKNGHAKNNLTSLSLALCIDIDHTDEQTKDIFVRACLLEYVLGAFISISGRGVKLFIRIDIDGVNDYPAIYEATAKLVSTVLGVENDGKCKDITHPCFGSYDPDAYYNGDAKAVNDFLPNGALTLRVTYAPVTSAPRTTCTPTSFSNGHPPAMPDNRISAAPFVQSYLTLYPAATGDRNGTVFRLSCAACKRGIDRNELTTELVRTLEEDNFREPEIARTVKSAYQNVMTAAETESFENPPSNSSKVQKSVIGFSENENPAEKEDEIIGEELREQTPTFPDEIYDLIPAIFKECVSIARDERERDGLLLSCITTISSMLPSVSIRYNRRNYQPNIYCIVVASSGANKNLIGYGIRLHKHYCEYWEKQSLKIEKEYKKALRDYTLSLQAIRKKNTAATNLPDEPEEPKLAFPLIPADISRAQLITHLINNQSCSSLLTSTEASSVSTARNQDYGHFDDILCKAFEHELISSSYKINGRHPLKVEYPSLSAFLTGTPSSLILFIPTMETGLYNRFLINTFRLPAAWQDVFAEEKVRADDLFNELSMRFAQMALFLKDSPTEVKLTDTQKKEFNRVFTQLLKDTDQLGNDDLLGVVKRYGVITARICCIFSAIDKGTMRMETPEVYCSDAHFKAALAIVLCCFEHSKLVSTSVKSSAEDTKPLQSPDNLSRLLTKLKKSFSAKEACALGEELNLSRSTVYYLLNKGIKAGRISKLGHGSYILKI; encoded by the coding sequence ATGTACCAAGTGTCACTATTTATCAACACTTGGAGTAAAACTCCCACGACTATAACTTTTGAAGATTTTTTCGCAATGGTACGCAACGGACATTGGAAAGTGCCTACGGAAGGCCACCGCAGCTGTCTGGCAAAAGACCGCAAACACGACGCGCAAACCATCAAAGACAGCATGGCATGTGTCATCCCCGCAGGCATATGCAAGAATGGACACGCAAAAAACAACCTTACCTCCCTGTCACTCGCACTCTGCATCGACATCGACCATACGGACGAACAGACAAAGGATATTTTCGTACGTGCCTGCCTGCTCGAATACGTACTGGGAGCGTTTATCAGCATCTCCGGACGTGGTGTTAAGTTGTTCATTCGTATAGATATCGATGGAGTAAACGATTATCCTGCCATTTATGAAGCGACGGCAAAGCTCGTTTCCACCGTTCTCGGCGTAGAGAACGACGGGAAATGCAAGGATATCACCCATCCCTGCTTCGGATCATACGACCCGGACGCATACTACAACGGTGACGCAAAGGCCGTCAACGACTTTCTGCCGAACGGTGCACTCACTCTGCGCGTCACCTACGCTCCCGTCACTTCCGCTCCCCGTACCACCTGCACTCCCACCTCTTTCTCCAACGGACATCCGCCTGCGATGCCGGATAACCGGATTTCCGCCGCTCCCTTCGTACAGTCCTACCTCACCCTCTACCCTGCCGCAACGGGCGACCGGAACGGAACCGTTTTCCGGCTCAGCTGCGCTGCCTGCAAACGCGGCATCGACCGTAACGAACTGACCACCGAATTGGTTCGCACCTTGGAAGAAGACAACTTCCGTGAGCCCGAAATCGCACGTACTGTAAAATCAGCTTACCAGAATGTAATGACTGCGGCAGAGACGGAAAGCTTCGAAAATCCTCCTTCAAATTCCAGTAAAGTCCAAAAGTCCGTTATAGGATTTTCAGAAAACGAAAATCCGGCAGAAAAGGAGGATGAAATCATCGGAGAAGAGCTCAGAGAGCAGACTCCGACCTTTCCTGACGAAATTTACGATCTCATTCCCGCCATCTTCAAGGAGTGCGTCTCCATCGCAAGAGATGAGCGTGAAAGGGACGGACTCTTGTTGTCATGTATTACCACGATAAGCAGCATGCTCCCCAGTGTAAGCATCCGCTACAACCGACGGAATTATCAGCCCAATATCTACTGTATCGTCGTAGCTTCCTCCGGTGCCAACAAGAACCTCATCGGCTATGGCATACGCCTGCACAAGCACTATTGTGAGTATTGGGAGAAGCAGAGTCTGAAGATCGAAAAGGAATACAAGAAAGCACTCAGGGACTACACCCTCTCCTTGCAGGCGATACGCAAAAAGAATACTGCTGCCACCAACCTGCCGGACGAACCGGAGGAGCCGAAGCTGGCATTTCCGCTGATCCCTGCCGACATCAGCCGTGCACAGCTCATCACTCACCTCATCAACAACCAAAGTTGTTCTTCCTTGCTCACCAGTACCGAAGCCAGCAGCGTCAGCACAGCCCGCAACCAAGATTACGGACACTTCGACGATATCCTCTGCAAGGCATTCGAGCACGAACTGATCAGTTCGTCCTACAAGATCAACGGACGACATCCGCTGAAAGTGGAATATCCCTCCCTGTCGGCTTTTCTCACCGGCACTCCATCCAGCCTCATTTTATTCATCCCGACCATGGAGACAGGGCTGTACAACCGCTTTCTGATCAATACCTTCAGACTTCCGGCAGCATGGCAGGATGTGTTCGCGGAGGAAAAGGTGCGGGCGGACGATCTCTTCAACGAGTTGTCCATGCGCTTCGCACAGATGGCATTGTTTCTGAAAGATTCTCCTACGGAAGTAAAGCTGACAGATACACAGAAAAAAGAATTCAACCGGGTATTCACGCAACTGCTCAAAGATACGGACCAGTTAGGTAATGATGACCTGCTGGGGGTGGTGAAACGTTATGGAGTGATAACGGCACGCATCTGCTGCATTTTCTCCGCCATCGACAAGGGAACCATGAGAATGGAAACACCCGAAGTATACTGCTCGGACGCGCATTTCAAAGCAGCGCTCGCCATCGTGCTGTGTTGCTTCGAACATAGTAAACTGGTCAGTACTTCGGTAAAAAGCTCTGCCGAAGATACGAAACCATTACAATCGCCCGATAATCTCTCGCGACTTCTGACGAAACTCAAAAAGAGTTTTTCAGCCAAAGAAGCATGTGCTTTGGGAGAGGAATTGAACCTCTCAAGAAGCACCGTTTACTACTTATTGAATAAAGGCATTAAAGCAGGGAGAATCAGCAAGTTAGGTCACGGTTCGTATATTCTGAAAATCTAA
- the atpD gene encoding F0F1 ATP synthase subunit beta, giving the protein MSQIIGHISQVIGPVVDVYFEGTDAELMLPSIHDALEIKRPNGKILVVEVQQHIGENTVRTVAMDSTDGLQRGMKVYPTGGPITMPIGEQIKGRLMNVVGDSIDGMKSLDRTGAYSIHRDPPKFEDLTTVQEVLFTGIKVIDLLEPYAKGGKIGLFGGAGVGKTVLIQELINNIAKKHNGFSVFAGVGERTREGNDLLREMIESGVIRYGEAFKESMEKGDWDLSKVDYNELEKSQVSLIFGQMNEPPGARASVALSGLTVAESFRDAGKEGEKRDILFFIDNIFRFTQAGSEVSALLGRMPSAVGYQPTLATEMGAMQERITSTRKGSITSVQAVYVPADDLTDPAPATTFSHLDATTVLDRKITELGIYPAVDPLASTSRILDPHIVGQEHYDVAQRVKQILQRNKELQDIISILGMEELSEEDKLVVNRARRVQRFLSQPFAVAEQFTGVPGVMVGIEDTIKGFRMILDGEVDNLPEQAFLNVGTIEEAIEKGKKLLEQAKK; this is encoded by the coding sequence ATGTCACAGATTATCGGACATATCTCACAGGTGATCGGCCCTGTGGTCGACGTGTACTTTGAAGGTACGGACGCAGAGTTAATGCTGCCAAGCATTCACGACGCACTGGAGATAAAGAGGCCAAACGGCAAAATACTGGTTGTAGAAGTTCAGCAACACATCGGCGAGAATACGGTTCGTACCGTGGCTATGGACAGCACTGACGGACTTCAGCGAGGCATGAAGGTGTATCCCACCGGAGGCCCGATCACAATGCCGATAGGCGAACAGATTAAAGGACGACTGATGAACGTAGTGGGCGACTCTATCGACGGTATGAAGAGTCTCGACCGTACAGGCGCATATTCCATCCACCGTGATCCCCCAAAGTTTGAAGATTTGACAACTGTGCAGGAGGTACTCTTCACGGGTATCAAAGTAATCGACCTGCTGGAGCCGTATGCCAAAGGTGGCAAGATCGGACTCTTTGGCGGTGCCGGTGTAGGAAAGACCGTACTTATTCAGGAACTGATCAATAATATTGCCAAGAAACATAACGGATTCTCCGTATTTGCCGGAGTCGGCGAGCGTACCCGTGAAGGTAACGACTTGCTGCGTGAAATGATCGAGTCGGGCGTTATCCGCTACGGCGAGGCTTTCAAGGAAAGTATGGAGAAGGGCGACTGGGACCTTTCGAAAGTAGACTATAATGAACTGGAAAAGTCGCAGGTATCCTTGATTTTCGGACAGATGAACGAGCCTCCGGGCGCACGTGCCTCTGTGGCATTGTCCGGACTGACGGTAGCGGAATCTTTCCGTGATGCCGGCAAGGAAGGTGAGAAACGTGATATCCTGTTTTTTATCGATAACATTTTCCGTTTCACGCAGGCGGGTTCGGAAGTCTCGGCTCTGCTGGGACGTATGCCTTCTGCCGTTGGTTATCAGCCGACACTTGCCACGGAAATGGGTGCGATGCAGGAACGTATCACTTCCACCCGGAAAGGTTCTATCACCTCCGTACAGGCAGTATATGTGCCTGCGGATGACTTGACGGACCCTGCTCCGGCAACAACCTTCAGCCATCTGGATGCAACGACCGTGCTCGACCGTAAGATTACGGAATTGGGTATCTATCCGGCTGTCGATCCACTGGCTTCTACGTCCCGTATCCTTGACCCGCACATCGTGGGACAGGAACATTATGACGTAGCACAGCGCGTGAAACAGATTTTGCAGCGCAACAAGGAATTGCAGGACATCATCTCCATCCTTGGTATGGAGGAACTTTCGGAAGAAGATAAACTGGTCGTGAACCGTGCGCGCCGTGTGCAGCGTTTCCTTTCGCAGCCGTTTGCCGTTGCCGAACAGTTTACAGGCGTTCCGGGCGTGATGGTAGGCATCGAGGATACAATCAAAGGGTTCAGAATGATTCTCGACGGTGAGGTAGACAACCTCCCCGAACAGGCTTTCCTGAACGTGGGCACGATTGAAGAAGCGATAGAGAAAGGCAAGAAATTGCTGGAACAAGCGAAAAAGTAA
- the atpC gene encoding ATP synthase F1 subunit epsilon has product MKELHLSIVSPEKSVFDGEVKIVTLPGTVGSFSILPGHAPIVSSLKAGTLGYTTMDGEEHTLDIQGGFVEMSDGTASVCVS; this is encoded by the coding sequence ATGAAAGAATTGCATTTAAGTATCGTATCGCCCGAAAAGAGCGTATTCGACGGAGAAGTGAAGATTGTCACACTGCCGGGAACGGTAGGATCGTTTTCTATCCTGCCGGGACACGCGCCGATCGTCTCGTCATTGAAAGCGGGAACGTTGGGTTATACCACGATGGACGGCGAGGAGCATACATTGGATATTCAGGGTGGTTTTGTTGAAATGAGTGACGGGACAGCTTCGGTGTGTGTCTCGTAA
- the atpB gene encoding F0F1 ATP synthase subunit A: MKQLRNIVAPIFLLCLMLVAGLPVFAQTQEDVTPQEQKENTVDVKEIVFGHIGDSYEWHITTWGKTHITIPLPIIVYSSTTGWHTFLSSRLAENGGTYEGLSVAPEGSKYEGKLVEYNAAGEQVRPWDISITKVTFALLFNSVLLLVIVLSVAQWYRKRPQGALAPGGFIGFMEMFIMMVNDDIIKSCVGPNYRKFAPYLLTAFFFIFINNIMGLIPFFPGGANVTGNIAITMVLAICTFLAVNIFGTKHYWKDIFWPDVPWWLKVPVPMMPFIEFFGIFTKPFALMIRLFANMLAGHMAMLVLTCLIFISASMGPALNGTLTVASVLFNIFMNALELLVAFIQAYVFTMLSAVFIGLAQEGAKVKAE, translated from the coding sequence ATGAAACAGTTGCGTAACATAGTAGCTCCGATATTTCTGCTCTGCCTGATGTTGGTAGCCGGTCTGCCGGTCTTCGCGCAGACACAGGAAGATGTGACTCCGCAGGAGCAGAAAGAGAATACGGTCGATGTGAAGGAGATCGTGTTCGGACATATCGGCGACTCATACGAATGGCATATTACGACGTGGGGTAAAACGCACATTACTATACCATTACCTATCATTGTTTATAGTTCTACTACAGGTTGGCATACGTTCCTTTCTTCCCGTCTCGCTGAGAATGGAGGCACTTATGAAGGGCTCTCCGTCGCCCCCGAAGGAAGTAAGTACGAAGGCAAACTGGTGGAGTATAATGCAGCCGGAGAGCAGGTTCGTCCGTGGGATATTTCCATTACGAAGGTGACATTCGCTTTGTTGTTCAACAGTGTGCTGCTGCTGGTTATCGTGCTGAGTGTGGCGCAATGGTACAGGAAGCGTCCGCAGGGAGCGTTGGCGCCGGGTGGTTTTATCGGATTCATGGAAATGTTTATCATGATGGTGAACGATGATATCATCAAGAGTTGTGTCGGACCCAACTACCGGAAGTTTGCACCGTACCTGCTGACTGCGTTTTTCTTCATTTTCATTAATAACATCATGGGGCTGATTCCTTTCTTCCCCGGTGGTGCGAATGTGACGGGAAACATTGCCATTACTATGGTGCTTGCTATCTGTACGTTCCTTGCAGTCAACATCTTTGGAACGAAACATTACTGGAAAGATATTTTTTGGCCGGATGTGCCCTGGTGGCTGAAAGTGCCTGTACCGATGATGCCTTTCATCGAGTTCTTCGGAATCTTTACGAAACCGTTTGCCTTGATGATCCGTCTTTTCGCCAATATGCTGGCGGGACACATGGCGATGCTGGTACTGACTTGCCTGATCTTTATCTCGGCAAGCATGGGACCTGCGCTCAACGGTACACTGACGGTAGCTTCCGTACTGTTCAACATTTTTATGAATGCGCTTGAACTGTTGGTAGCTTTCATCCAGGCATATGTATTCACCATGCTTTCGGCCGTATTTATCGGACTGGCGCAGGAAGGTGCAAAAGTAAAAGCAGAATAA
- the atpE gene encoding ATP synthase F0 subunit C → MLLSVLLQATAAAVGVSKLGAAIGAGLAVIGAGLGIGKIGGSAMEAIARQPEASGDIRMNMIIAAALIEGVALLAVVVCLLVFFL, encoded by the coding sequence ATGTTACTATCAGTATTGTTACAAGCCACTGCAGCAGCAGTAGGAGTAAGTAAATTAGGTGCAGCTATCGGTGCAGGTCTTGCAGTAATCGGAGCTGGTTTGGGTATTGGTAAGATTGGTGGTTCGGCTATGGAAGCTATTGCACGCCAGCCGGAAGCCTCGGGTGACATCCGTATGAATATGATTATCGCCGCCGCCTTGATCGAAGGTGTGGCTCTGTTGGCGGTAGTAGTATGTCTGCTGGTATTCTTCCTGTAA
- the atpF gene encoding F0F1 ATP synthase subunit B, whose product MSLLLPDSGLLFWMFVAFGVVFVILAKYGFPIIIKMVEGRKTYIDQSLEVAREANAQLAHLKEEGEALVAAANKEQGRILKEAMEERDKIVHEARKQAEIAAQKELDAVKQQIQIEKDEAIRDIRRQVAVLSVDIAEKVLRKNLQDKESQMGMIDRMLDEVLTPNKN is encoded by the coding sequence ATGTCATTACTATTACCTGATAGTGGCCTGTTGTTCTGGATGTTTGTCGCATTCGGGGTTGTGTTCGTGATATTAGCGAAATACGGTTTCCCCATCATCATCAAGATGGTGGAAGGCCGTAAAACCTATATCGACCAGTCCTTGGAGGTGGCAAGGGAAGCCAACGCCCAGTTAGCTCATTTGAAGGAAGAGGGCGAGGCGCTTGTGGCTGCTGCCAACAAGGAACAAGGACGAATCTTGAAGGAGGCAATGGAAGAACGTGACAAGATTGTTCACGAGGCCCGTAAGCAAGCAGAGATAGCCGCACAGAAAGAACTGGATGCGGTGAAACAACAAATCCAGATAGAGAAGGATGAAGCGATCCGCGACATCCGTCGCCAGGTAGCTGTGCTTTCTGTCGATATCGCCGAGAAGGTGCTCCGCAAGAACCTTCAGGACAAAGAATCCCAGATGGGAATGATCGACCGTATGCTGGATGAAGTATTAACCCCTAATAAGAACTAA
- a CDS encoding F0F1 ATP synthase subunit delta, whose translation MEVGVLSMRYAKAMIEYAQEKGVEDRLYNEFFTLSHSFRVQPGLREVLDNPVVSVKDKLALICTAADGNGESSREFVRFITLVLRNRREGYLQFISLMYLDLYRKLKHIGVGKLITAVPVDKETENRIRSAAAHILHAQMELDTVIDPSIEGGFIFDINDYRLDASIATQLKRVKQQFIDKNRRIV comes from the coding sequence ATGGAAGTCGGAGTACTCTCAATGCGATATGCCAAAGCGATGATCGAATACGCCCAGGAGAAAGGTGTGGAGGATAGACTCTACAACGAATTCTTCACATTGTCTCACAGTTTTCGTGTCCAGCCGGGACTGCGCGAAGTGCTTGATAATCCTGTGGTGTCGGTAAAGGACAAGTTGGCGCTGATATGTACGGCTGCCGATGGTAACGGTGAATCCAGCAGAGAGTTTGTCCGTTTCATCACGCTGGTTCTGCGAAACAGGCGCGAAGGCTATTTGCAGTTCATCAGCCTGATGTATCTCGATCTTTACCGGAAACTGAAACACATCGGAGTAGGCAAACTGATTACGGCAGTCCCGGTGGACAAGGAGACAGAAAACCGGATCCGTTCCGCAGCAGCACATATTCTGCATGCCCAAATGGAACTGGATACTGTGATCGATCCCTCGATAGAGGGGGGCTTCATCTTCGATATCAATGATTATCGGCTCGATGCAAGCATTGCCACGCAGTTGAAACGAGTGAAACAACAGTTTATTGATAAGAATAGGAGAATTGTATAA
- the atpA gene encoding F0F1 ATP synthase subunit alpha — MSENIRVSEVSDILRKQLEGINTNVQLDEIGTVLQVSDGVVRIYGLRNAEANELLEFDNGIKAIVMNLEEDNVGAVLLGPTDRIKEGFIVKRTKRIASIRVGESMLGRVIDPLGEPLDGKGLIGGELYEMPLERKAPGVIYRQPVNQPLQTGLKAVDAMIPIGRGQRELIIGDRQTGKTSIAIDTIINQRNNFLAGDPVYCIYVAIGQKGSTVASIVNTLREYGAMDYTIVVAATAGDPAALQYYAPFAGAAIGEYFRDTGRHALVVYDDLSKQAVAYREVSLILRRPSGREAYPGDIFYLHSRLLERAAKIIKEEEVAREMNDLPESLKGIVKVGGSLTALPIIETQAGDVSAYIPTNVISITDGQIFLETDLFNQGVRPAINVGISVSRVGGNAQIKAMKKVAGTLKMDQAQYRELEAFSKFSSDMDPITAMTIDKGRKNAQLLIQPQYSPMPVEQQIAILYCGTHGLLHDVPLENVQDFERSFIESLQLNHQEDVLDVLRTGVIDDNVTKAIEETAAMVAKQYL; from the coding sequence ATGTCTGAAAATATAAGAGTAAGCGAAGTATCCGATATATTGCGCAAGCAGCTCGAAGGTATCAATACCAACGTGCAGCTCGACGAGATCGGTACGGTGCTCCAGGTAAGCGACGGAGTGGTACGTATCTACGGATTGCGGAACGCCGAAGCCAACGAATTGCTGGAGTTTGACAACGGCATCAAAGCCATTGTGATGAACCTCGAAGAGGACAACGTAGGTGCCGTTCTGCTGGGACCTACCGACAGAATCAAGGAAGGCTTTATAGTGAAACGTACCAAGCGTATCGCCTCAATCCGTGTAGGTGAAAGCATGCTGGGACGTGTCATCGACCCGTTGGGCGAACCGCTCGACGGAAAAGGGCTGATCGGCGGAGAACTGTATGAAATGCCGTTGGAACGCAAAGCGCCGGGAGTTATCTACCGCCAGCCGGTAAACCAACCGTTACAGACGGGCTTGAAAGCTGTAGACGCTATGATTCCTATCGGACGCGGACAGCGTGAGCTGATTATCGGCGACCGTCAGACAGGAAAAACTTCCATTGCGATTGATACGATTATCAATCAGCGCAATAACTTTCTGGCAGGTGACCCGGTGTACTGTATTTATGTAGCTATCGGTCAGAAAGGTTCTACCGTGGCTTCTATCGTAAATACGCTCCGTGAGTATGGAGCGATGGATTACACGATTGTCGTTGCCGCTACGGCAGGTGATCCGGCAGCGTTGCAGTATTATGCACCGTTTGCAGGAGCTGCCATCGGTGAATATTTCCGTGATACCGGCCGTCATGCGCTGGTGGTTTATGATGACCTTTCCAAGCAGGCAGTTGCTTATCGGGAAGTATCGTTGATTCTTCGCCGTCCGTCCGGGCGTGAGGCGTATCCGGGTGATATTTTCTACCTGCACTCCCGTCTGTTGGAACGTGCGGCAAAGATCATCAAGGAAGAAGAAGTGGCACGCGAAATGAACGACCTTCCGGAGAGCCTGAAAGGTATCGTGAAAGTGGGTGGTTCACTCACAGCTCTGCCTATCATTGAGACGCAGGCAGGAGACGTTTCGGCATATATCCCGACGAACGTGATTTCTATTACCGACGGACAGATATTCCTCGAAACGGACTTGTTTAATCAAGGTGTCCGTCCGGCTATCAATGTCGGTATTTCTGTATCCCGTGTAGGTGGTAACGCTCAGATTAAGGCGATGAAGAAAGTGGCCGGAACCTTGAAGATGGACCAGGCACAGTATCGTGAACTGGAAGCCTTCTCCAAGTTTAGCAGTGATATGGACCCCATTACGGCGATGACTATCGACAAGGGACGTAAGAATGCACAATTGCTGATTCAGCCTCAGTATAGTCCGATGCCGGTAGAACAACAGATTGCTATTCTGTATTGCGGCACGCACGGTCTGCTCCACGATGTTCCCTTGGAAAACGTACAGGATTTTGAACGCAGCTTCATCGAATCTTTACAACTCAATCATCAGGAAGATGTGCTGGACGTTCTGAGAACCGGTGTGATAGACGATAACGTGACCAAGGCTATCGAAGAGACTGCCGCTATGGTTGCTAAACAATATTTATAA